In Mixophyes fleayi isolate aMixFle1 chromosome 3, aMixFle1.hap1, whole genome shotgun sequence, the genomic stretch AGTCACTTTACCCAGCAGTCAATGTGCCTCCGCTGGGCTTATGGATGGGGGCGTGTTTTTTATACAACTGTGACATTTTCTTTGTACTTTCAGGATTTAAGTTGAATTCCCAACTCCACCAGTTGCTCGTGGCGCGTTTCGCCGACGACGACCTCTCCATTGACTTTGATAACTTCGTCCGATGTCTGATTCGGCTGGAGATCATGTTTAGTAAGTGATGGGTGGCGTGGACAACTGACGCAGTTCACAAAGACTGGCAGggagtgctgggacttgtagttccatggcAGCTGAAGCGCCACAATGTTGCCCAAACCTTCTATATCCGATAATGAATGGAATCTATCACCTGTGTGATTTTGATTATGTAGGGCAggtcaacctgtctctctccagttGGTgcgaaactacaaatcccagcatgcttttccagtatAGGTGATGGGGTATGCTGGGATTTCACAAAAAGTTATAGACCGTTTTTCTTAATCAGTCTTTTAATAATCTGCAGAGCTGTTCAAGAAGATGGATGTGGATAACAGTGGCGTGGTGCCTCTCACAATTGATACTGTAAGTATACACAAATACCATCCAAAATAGCTGAATGATCAATGACCCTTCTGAAAAATGTCAGCATCATTTAGTGGTATCTAGAAATTACTGCAAGTTAGCGGCAGATTACAAATACATTTCTAATCAATTCTATTATCTGAATGAACCTACATAAAATTTAAGTCATAGGTTATATTCTCATGAATTTTGGTTCatctcacaaaatggccgcctccacttgGGAGTACACACATTGCTGAATTCGCCAATTTAAAGTTTTTGTTTCGTTCTACTTTGACTTTGTATTGTACATATAAGTTTAGGATtttatagaaaatcttttatctttccacaaacctttttttttctagTGCTCGTGTCAGTAAGAATGACTGGGGCTGTTACTAGCAGTCACCACTAGAGGGCAGAGCTACAACTAAAGCTTTGAATCCTTTTTTAGGGCTACTTTCTTCACTCACActactccatcatcatcatcatcatcatcatcatcatcatctatttatatagcgccactaattccacagcgctgtacagagaactcactcacatcagtccctgccccattgaggcttagtctaaaatccctaactaacactaacacacacacactggggtcaatttgttagcagccaattaacctaccagtatatttttggagtgtgggaggaaaccagagcacccggaggaaacccatgtaaacacggggagaacatacaaactcctcacagataaggccatggttgggaattgaactcgtgacagtactgcaaggcagaagtgctaaccactacaccaccgtacTGTCACTTTTCAATTTTTTCCATGGGATAGGGGGTATTTTGTTGGTAGGTCTAAACAATGCTTAACAACAAGATTTTGGGCAGCatgttggcacagtggttaacactACTGCCTcctagcactggggtcataaattcGATTCACAACCAAGCCCTTACcggggtggagtttgtatgttctctctgtgtttttgtgggttcccacccacacactccaaaaacatattagtagtttaattggctgctgacaaaactaACGTGTGTTcgagaatgtagactgtaagcccagtggggcaggaactgaGGTGAGTGACAACTATTctcagtgctgcagaattggtggtgctctATTTAAAGTGCGCAGCACTCCTATgcaaatgtttatggtagtttTACCATAATAACCCGTTACAGAGCCACTGAGCGGCAACTGAAACAGCGTCTAAGTATAGAGCGCGTTGGAGTTTATTCCCACAGTATAATAGCGCAGTTTAGGTTTTAGTTTAGTCCTCTACGCTACACAACTAACTTCACTctccctttcttttctttttttaactgaaaACAAACCCAGCAGGAATCCCCAGCAGCTTAGAGGAATAGATGAGAAAATGTACAGTGACATAGGCCATGTAATTTTGTAGGTTGGATGAAGGTTTAATGCTAGCTTGTTTACGTGATGTCTAATTCATGGGGGGGTGTAATGTATATACTTTCACTAATTTTGAGTACAAAGTTTTCATTTTCTATAGAGCATTCACACTTCTAATGGATTAaaggttttattttgtaaaaaatatatatatattttttttaactatgcagTTGCCCATTGGTTACATAGTTACCCAAATCTCCTGACCTCTGGCTGCCCAGGCCCGATAATCAAACCCCAGTGCCTGTGTTCTGTATGCCCCTAGCTGTGCTGATGTATGTGCAGCGAGGGTCCGCTTCATCTATAACTTGTCGCCCCTCTCTCTACCCACGGCTGGGAGACTGAACCAAGCTGTGTATGTACTGAGGGTGGGTAACAGATTGTAGAACATAAAGAACACAGGCATTGGATCCAGCGGTGGGAGCAGACAGGGGTTAGATCTTATTTCAGTAATAAAcagcaaatatatttttcacttgTGTGAAGAAACCTTTACCAagtttgtttaaaatattacatatataattacTAATATACTTATTTTTTGCAACGTGTGCTTACAGAAGGCAATTGTTTGAAAGAAACAGCTGATTGGTTCAcaaggaatcagtgacatcaggAGGTaaatgaagctccgatttctgcaagtggCTGGAAATTGTCgcctttgcaggggaaatttaaagcagcgatggcttgtaaaggtaaacttTACAAGTCATCGCCGCTTTAAGTTTCTCCTGTAAAGgtgccgatttccggcaacttgcagaaatcggagcttcatacgtTTATCCCCAGGACTCTTGTGCCTCATCACATGGCTACGTTGATGGGTGCactgaaaaataattaatttaacaaGACTATTTTGGAAAGACACACTAAAGGGACATTGCTTATACTGTAAAAAGTATACTAGAGTGGAAATCAATGACTAGAGGAACACTTTGAGCACATGTAGTAACACAAGTGTTTGTCCTTTCAGTGGATGTCGTACACCGTCCTGTGAGGACCTCCAATGAGGAGACAGACAAAGAACTTTCTATGCACCGGAAGAAAAGGAAACGGAATACAAGAAATGTACAAAATATTAGGTGTAGGATTTATGTGCCTTTGGGGGGATTTGTTCTTACCGAAAAAtcctttctataaaaaaaaaaaggacctgACCCCACATGCCGCTGATCAGACCTGTGAAACTGGAACGCAGGAATATAAACCCCATTTATAGAGTGTCAAGCAATGTTGTTACTATGACTATGTATTCACAAGTGCATCTTTAAGTTCATTGCCACAAACGCCTACAGCATCAACCAAACCTATTCATCCAGAGAATCCTGTAAATCCAGGACGTACATTGATTGTAAAGTGAATCCACCAGAACCATtattcctgagaatgcagccCATCCGTTCCAGATAAGCCAGTGACATCACGCAGACAAGAGGCGGCttagtgacgtcactggttccttgtcTGTATTCTTGTGACTATCGGTTCTGGGTGTAGTATACAGGTACATTAACACAGCATGTGTGGGGAGATGGGGACAGTAAGAGGAAGTGGGTTTGGGTAAAAAAGTTTCAGCATCAGTAACTATCAATCgcccaaaaaaaaccaatagaTCTATGCAAAACTGGAACTGCTATATTTTGGGAagagatgtatttatatatgatgAGCTCTGCTCAGTATATGTTATGCAACATTAATTTTAAATACtggtaaataaaaaagtaaaaatcacACGGTGTCTTGTCTGCTTTTTAGATTTTGCACGGATGTCACAGCTAGGATCTAGTCTAGAGGTTTGGTATCATATGTAACACAGGAATAAGCCAAAATAAATGATCTGCAGTCAAGttagaagtagggatgtgcaccggccacttttggtgtctcgtgttttgtattcggatttgcttgaggttttgggttcggatttgtttcgcaaaacacctgacgaaaggttttggttcggatttaaggttttggatttactttgaaaaataaagcacagcacgagatatagctggacagaggaccacctaacacaccctccctctaccctgatcaatgcccgagtgaagatggcggcgactagcggggaatttatagaatccgagtatcgcgagatccgacagtgggattatgactcagagcctcggtttcagttttgcaattggcgggaatacccggatcggCAACggtcgggtgggctcggatttcagatatccgagcccgctcatctctagttagaagCCTTGTAGTAAAGAACAGTACAAAGTTTCTTTAAGATCACTTGAAATAAACAAGTGTTAGGAATTCTAGAGATTGCATTTAACAATTGCTCGTCTCGGACAAGAATTCTGTCAGCGTTGAGTAGTTTACGTTGAACCCCATAATCCAAAACATGCCGAGAAgcttacggggggggggggggtccgagGGGTATGTGGGATCTGCAGGTAACTCATCCAACTCCACTCACACCTAACTTTGGTTGGTCTCCCCGTAGCTACACCGCCTGCGGAAGGTAAACTCGCTGTCCTCTCTTCCAATCAAAATTCTACATATCGCAACTTGACGATTTTATTAAAATCTTTTCTTTTCAGTTTACACAGTATTTCTAAgctacatatttttaaaataagcaaaaaaaatataaatatgaaacaaTGTTTTAGTAAAATACTGAAAATATCTAAAATCTACATGGTCACAAAATGTAGATGTTTATAttagtgataaaaaaataaaaagaattcaTGAGTCGACATTCATAGAAAGTAGCCCATAGAGGGATAGATGAAGCGAGCGCCTCTGTGCTCTTCTCTGGCCCACGAATGTCCAAGAACGGAGATTTAGGAATGAGTCCCGGCCACACTGTCGACGAATGTTAAACAAGCAACACAGGTGGCGTTTGTGTGTCCAGTTTATATAGAGATCAGAACTGGTCCATTCAGCAGCTGAGATCCAATGTATCGCgtgtgtatatagtatatgtacAGCCAATGTCGCATTCCTTCATTTGTTTGGCAAACATTTTGTTTTCAAGTGACGAACTTCTAGTTGTATCCAGAGACTGACCTGTTGCCTCTCAGCATAAACCCTTCATTGATGGTGAATGATTTAAGCCAAAGTTCTTTGTCTTGGTTTAATTCTTGGGTAGAGCTGCGggaaaaataaatttgtagaaCCAGTTATTGCACAGTAGACCCAAAAACATTCCTTCTGTATCCACCCACACAAGCCATTACTACAGACTTTATAGAAAActtgtcatacaataaaacaaCTCCAACTTAAAGATTTAGGTCATTTGTTCTATATCCTTGGACTGAAACTCCAGCTGCGATCCATTGCACAATATAGTGGTGAGGGAATTAGTACATACCCCCAGTAGGTTGCGTGGAACGTATCCTTCCTTGTCCTGTAAGCGAGCCCACCACCATTCtgtttcatcttcatcttccctGCGCAGAATGGTCATGCAGTCACCTTCCTTCAGGCTCAGCTCGTCATCATCGTCGTCACCCTCGTAGTCCCACAAAGCGTAAATAACGCCCCGATTCATGATCCCCATCTTCTCCTGCACACCTGTACATACAACACCCTGTTAGATCTCATCTCTCggatacgtgtgtgtgtgtagagattACAAAAAGGTAGAGTGAGAAACGGTTACAATTTTACAGAGCGGGCAATGGGAGctttgattgtaagctcttgctTCCAGTGCCAGCGTATATGTTAACGCAGGCcttgccaacctgtggctctccaggtgttctgaaTCTAAAAGCccctgcatgctttgccagctgataaCCAGCCAacagctggcagggtatgctgggacttgtagtttgacaacgccgggagagccacaggttggccaggcctgtgctAATCTAACACCTTTTCCTTTCCACATTCTCTCTGCTGCCCTGAGACCTTTACACATCCATGTCTGGGACCAGTCTATCTGCCCAATGCTGAtcttttcctttaaatacattgaaCATTTTATGGAGACAGTCTGCGCCGGAGGTCGGTCTCTGGTAGATCACATCGTATCTTTTAGAAAATCCCAAATCTACTTGGAAGCAGTATTCTATATTCGGAGCCATATGAAACTGCTGTGACCCATTCTATTCTGGAACAATATGCAAGACTCAAACATGCTGGATCCACGACTGCCAGTTACACTTAGACCTTGCGGAGGCTACAATTCATGTCTTACCACAGTCCCCACCATGtccagcctcccccccccctgtggtGGGTCACTGAGGTTAGCAGATACCCTCCCTCCAGCTCCTTTACACCCACAACCCACTTTGTGCTGCAGAACTGACAGCAGCCTCAGCTCTCCAACCTACGACAGgagtacaagtcccagcatactatGCCAGCCACAGGCTAGGATggcgtgctgggacttgtagtggcACAACAACACAATAGTATTGGGCGACCTGTATCAGGTCGCCCAATCAGGTCGCCCAACGCTACTCTGGGCCTAAGAGCTCTTAGAATTTCTCTCTCTTTCAACATTACAGGAACAAAATGCAAGTAAAAGAAGAATGTAACGTCTCTCAAGCACTGTTAGTCTATTAAAGGGTAAATGTGGCCGCTCAGTAGTGAGTAATCTAATCAGCACGCATACCATTATTTTCTCAGCCCCAAGCAGTGAAGGCCTATAATCTGTCACATTCCTGGCATTCACTGTAAGCCACCTACTGCGGCCACTAATACATCAACTGGGAGCAGGGAAAACATCTCACGTACCAGGCACTGGCTGTACAATGTTGCATATGAAGCTGTTCCCAGAGACTTAAACTGTACCTTGTATTACCCTCATTTACCAAAATCCTACAAACTTCAATATAAAGTTTTTCTAAAACCCAACTCAGAAAGAGCATATTATACCGAAAAAGGACTTCCTTTGACAAACCACCTATCTCCTACAAGCCCTCACACATTCTGAACCTGCCTCcttaaaggggaactccaccTTCAGGGAACTGTCTTCCAGACAGATTTATGTTGCTCTGATAGACACAATGGTTTCCAATGAACAGATGAGTGATTATCTGTTGTTGTATTTAAGACGAAACATATCTGCCCAGAAGATATATTTATCTAAAGCTTTAGTTCCCTTTTAACTATACACAGTCATTGTTCCGGGAACTCCGCAATTCTCGACTGTGCTACCGCTATCACAATATTATGCCATGTTTAAGAGCCGATTACCCAATAATACCTGAAGACCTCCCACAATCATGTACAGCATAATGGCGCTTGTCATTCCTTACCATAGAGAAACTGGGAGCACTGGCTGTAGCCTTCCTCCATCTCTTCACACTTATCGGCCGCCGTCTGCCTGTCGCTGTACGTCATGGCGAAGACGGCAGCCCCAGACTCCACCAGGAACTTGCAGACCTGCACGTTGTTACAAGAGGCCGCGCAGTGCAGCGGGGTCCTGACGGACAAAGGAAGACCGTTAGTGATGTAGACTGAAAGCCAAGACAGCCGTCCAATCACAACCAAAGAATACATTCTGTGCTTAATTTACggctgtaaaaatatatatactatatctgTATACGATACATGCAGCCCTGTGGGACATATATGTACAGACGGGCAATCTATTCTTCTCAAGTCACTTTGTTATCACCATGATTGGAGATGCTCCCAGCCTCAGATATGTAGTTTAGTAACAGAAGGGGGAAGGGGCACTGGATTAACAACTGGGTAATGGTAATGACCTTGACGGAGCTTACTTAACAAGTCTACTCGTTGTCTACACACAGCGACAGCAGATGTTTTGTAGACAAAACTAATATTCACAAGAATATTGTAGTACGCACAAGTTCCCTGTGAATGAGCAGTGATCATTGTACACGGCTTCTTCCAACGGTGTCGTTGATCAGTACTCTTTAATAAAGGCACATGCAGAGCAACACAATTTCTGGATTTTTGCAGCAATATACAATCAACCTAAAGATACATGTATAAAAGATATGGCGGGAGGGCACGTACCAGCCGTCGCTGTCTGCCGCATTCACGTTCACTCCAAACTGTACAAGGAACTTGACAATCTCGGTGTGACCGGCGCACACGGCGTTGTGAAGGGCTGTGATCCCCTCATCATTGGGCTGACTGGGGTCTTCAACCTGGGGAGGGTACAGACAGGTAATCAATTCTGTGTATAAAAGCAAATTAACATTACAGGAAACTATTCTGATCCTTCACATTCGGAACCCACAGCCATCAGATATTAGCAGTCTAGTGTAGTCCGACATAACAGAAACTATGTTGCTCTTTATAAATGCCCGATTTCTTCAGGTATCCCCTGGTGCTGAAGAAGGGGATACTGGGGAGTGACCGTCATAATACAGGTATGGGATGAAAATGTctttcaaataaatattaatgtccAGGATGCATATAAAATTATTTGGTTTAGTTAGTGGGATGGAAGACAAGGGAAAACAACAGGGGGACTGTAAGTCTATCCAGGGTCCTGAAGCTTCAGAGTGGGGCTTAGTGTACTTCAACTGACACACCACTTACTTCATAGATTATCCTCTGGACAAGGTCAAACTCTCCCTCCAAAGAGGAGTCCAGCAGCAGCGCCAGCGGGTTAAACTTCACTCTCATACCATGGGCGATCCTCTCCGATCCATTCTTACGCAGGTTTGTACGTTTACCCTGGGAAGAGAAAGTTCACCTGTAACAGTACTGTAGATAGACAGGGAAAGGAACGTTTGACATTATTCTCACAGTGTGAGGGTGATGTCACACAGCAGAGACTGACCACTGCCTTTGTCAAGTTAGAAAAACAGAGTGTTTATAAGAATCGTTGCTACACTTCTCCCTGTCACATGGATAAGCGTCACTCATGCTGCATGCAGCGTCACTCATGCTGCCAGCGTGCAGCATGAGTTGCTGAGGCAGACTTGCTTTTACAGGTTGAAGTCACTCATCCATGAGTCTTAATTGGTTTCATAATTCACATTAACGCAACAAAATGTCACAAAGTATTATGAAAGATGTGTTCATGTTACTCCCTATAAGCCCATTGATGGATTCAAGTCAAAGAATGTAACCAGAAATCAGATGGATGGCAGCGTGAAGTGTATGTTGAGTACTTACCGGAGGGAGAGAGAACTGCCCAGTGATCTCAGGAGGGCGCATGTTATTGGAGTCCTCTGCTAAGATTTCTGGGTCTCCGGCAGTGGGatatggaggaggaggataaggTGGGTACTCCTCAATAAAGGGTAAAGAAGGCTCTTCTGATTCTGGACTCTGCTCCTTCTCTTCAGCTGTAGAAGTAAGATCTTCAAAAGGAATTCCCTCAGGAATATTATCAGGGCCTAGGTCTGGTGAAAGGGGCTCTATTTCctcaataaacatatttacatcCTCTTCAGGTGGGTCAATGTCCAGGACATGTAGTGTTGAAGCGTTTTCTGAGGAGGCTTCAGTCTCTAGGTCCACAGAGACCTGCGTACTCTGGCTCTCTGCCGAACTTTCAGAGATGGAGGTCACAGAGGTCTGTTTAGGGGCACAGATGGTCTCCATCGCAGCCAAAGTGGTCCTCTGGTACAGGAGCTTCTGAATGTTTGGGCCATTGGGTCCTTCTGGTTCTGTGATGGAGCTACGTTTCTTCAGTGGCCTGGGGGCATTGTAAAGTTTCTTTCTGAGAGCCTCCAAGTCTGCATCGCTCTGGTTTCGGTAAGGGTTGGATAAGAACGGCAGGAGTTTGGTTGGACTAAGTGGACGAGGAATTCTTTCGGTCTCCGGATTGTCGGTACCAGACACCGGCACCTCGGACTCTGGGTCCGGGCTGCCCGATTTAATATGTCCATCTACAAAGATGCCGTCTATTGGAACATTGCCGTTGTGTTGGTTTTGACCCCCTGCTCCCCCTATAACTGGTTTGCCGTATactgaaagtaaaacaaaaacattccaTTAAAAACTCTACAAACCATACAATTTCAGAAAAATAGGTTCCttgatataaagaaacctttgaaGATATGCACTGATGTATGAAGGTACACaccaagaaaacaaaaaaacagttctAACGAattatatagtaaaataatgaTCTTACCACTGGGGTAATGTTGTCGGGTGTGGGCCCTGTTGAGAGCACCATGCACACTGTAGTTTTTTCCAGGCGTTTGATGTTGGGTGTACATGGAATAGATAGAACTAGCGGCCACCATCTGGGGTTTACGGAAGGGTGGAGGGGGTGGTTCTTTGGCTGGTTGAGGCGTGAATGGACGAACGGCTACTGCAGGTGGATTATCCATTTTGGCAGGCGGGGGGAGTTCCTGGCTAGGAGGAACAGGGACCCTCTGCTGAGAAGCCCCTTTCTGTTTATTTGCTGTAGAGTTCCCATGTGTCTTCGGTGGGACTACCTCGGCCTTAGATTCGGCAGGAGGAGGTTGGGGGGCCTGTCCATAGTAAGGCAGGTGAACCTGTTTCGGTTTTGAAGGAACCGGCGGTGGTACCTTTACCACATTTTTATTACCCGACTGCggaggaagaagaaggaggaaaaACATGTCAATTATTTGAGCTGTAGAATATACACATCAGAGGCAGAAAAAAGAACCATCCGTGACGCCCGTGTCGTCAGTCAGCGTGTAGCAGACACAACAGAACAGTGAGGTCACAGGATAGTCACTTACTAGCACTGCACTATAACTTTAAGCCACTTACAGTGGGGACAGCCAGCTTGCAGGCTGGACCAACTGATAATGAAAAGGCAGTcgattaattcactaggaaccagggaGATGTCATATAACTATTGGTTCAGGTGATGAAATGGCAGCCTCCACGGTAGGAAGGTGACCGGTATCCTGCCTCAGTTGCTATATAATGGTACGTAATTGATATCGTTTTATTTGCGCACCCATCCCCCAATCGCAGTGTAATCCTCCCCCTGTTCTTATATTCTTCCCACCCCCTTCTTTTTTTGCCACCCCCTAATTCCTATTTGAAAAACTCAGTAAGAACTATTGACGTAAAAGGCACAACATGGAACTACGTTTGTCACTTTACATTAACTGACAAGTACAAATAAAGTGATATAATGCTAATCTTCTGTATTAATATGTAAGAGGTACCTGGACATCTCTCAGAAGATCTTCACTACTCTGGTTTTTTCGTAATGTTCCAAAATTGGGGGGTCCAGGAGGTGGCTGGACGGAGTCGAACATGGAGCTAGGTCTGGTCTTCTTGTCTTTGTCCCGTACGGAGGGGTCAATGTTTGAAGCTGCAAGAAAGAGAGATCACTTACATTGAAGAACATTTATACGGCTCTATGACAGATCTATGGCTCTATGACAGAGGGATCCCCGTGATGGGGTGTAAGGGTCATATTCaggcagagaggagcagaacaAGGTGCATTTATATTCTGTCATGGCTGTGCCACAAAGGTCATGTAAAATAAAGCTTAGAAGCGTCACATCACACTGCACATTTTTCGATGTCAAAGAGATGGGTGAACACGGTTTGACGCAATCCCTCGTCCCTATTTTGGAAGTCACCGACAGCCGGCGAGTACAGCAACGAGGTCAGGAACCACTGCATTCAGTTCCTGACCACGAGGTATACggcagcacggtggttcagtggttagcacttctgccttacagcactggggtcatgagttcaattcccgaccatggccttatctgtgtggagtttgtatgttgtccccgtgtttgcgtgggtttcctcccacactcaaaaaacatactggtaggttaattggttgctaacaaatttaccctaatctgtgtgtctgtctgtgtgtgtgtgtgttagggattttagtctgtaagccccaatggggcagggactgatgtgagtgagttctctgtacagcgctgcggaattagtggtgctatataaatgggtggtggtgatgatgatgatgatgatgatatacaagcTGCATTATCAATACGAAGCGCAGACAAATCTAA encodes the following:
- the TP53BP2 gene encoding apoptosis-stimulating of p53 protein 2 isoform X1, translating into MRYGPKMMPMFLTVYLSNNEQHFTEVPVTPETTCREVIELCKEPGETDCHLSEVWRGAERPVADNERMYDVLHKYGGQRNDARFYLRHDRPPSRESVNAQRAQDPNVKWNGVRVPVDRRIENGVNSPRMDMTLAELQEMAARQQQQIETQQLMLSTKEQRLKYLKQQDQRQQQQASEQDKLKRLREIAENQEAKLKKVRALKGHVEQKRLSNGRLVEEIEQMNNLFQQKQKELMVAVSKVEELNRQLEMLKNGRIEGYHDNQSAVAELDRLYKELQLRNKLNQEQNAKLQQRRESLNKRNSEVAAMDKRVSELRDRLWKKKVALQQKENVPISSDGNLPQQVAGTPSRVAAVGPYIQSATMPRLPSRPELLVKLPYTEGTSATQVPDVPLKSQTLPNMKTASQGKPQAGTGIHSLKPQQPGTDWSAVNGDGQGPAKSSLGSAGQASNIDPSVRDKDKKTRPSSMFDSVQPPPGPPNFGTLRKNQSSEDLLRDVQSGNKNVVKVPPPVPSKPKQVHLPYYGQAPQPPPAESKAEVVPPKTHGNSTANKQKGASQQRVPVPPSQELPPPAKMDNPPAVAVRPFTPQPAKEPPPPPFRKPQMVAASSIYSMYTQHQTPGKNYSVHGALNRAHTRQHYPSVYGKPVIGGAGGQNQHNGNVPIDGIFVDGHIKSGSPDPESEVPVSGTDNPETERIPRPLSPTKLLPFLSNPYRNQSDADLEALRKKLYNAPRPLKKRSSITEPEGPNGPNIQKLLYQRTTLAAMETICAPKQTSVTSISESSAESQSTQVSVDLETEASSENASTLHVLDIDPPEEDVNMFIEEIEPLSPDLGPDNIPEGIPFEDLTSTAEEKEQSPESEEPSLPFIEEYPPYPPPPYPTAGDPEILAEDSNNMRPPEITGQFSLPPGKRTNLRKNGSERIAHGMRVKFNPLALLLDSSLEGEFDLVQRIIYEVEDPSQPNDEGITALHNAVCAGHTEIVKFLVQFGVNVNAADSDGWTPLHCAASCNNVQVCKFLVESGAAVFAMTYSDRQTAADKCEEMEEGYSQCSQFLYGVQEKMGIMNRGVIYALWDYEGDDDDDELSLKEGDCMTILRREDEDETEWWWARLQDKEGYVPRNLLGLYPRIKPRQRTLA
- the TP53BP2 gene encoding apoptosis-stimulating of p53 protein 2 isoform X2, coding for MRYGPKMMPMFLTVYLSNNEQHFTEVPVTPETTCREVIELCKEPGETDCHLSEVWRGAERPVADNERMYDVLHKYGGQRNDARFYLRHDRPPSRESVNAQRAQDPNVKWNGVRVPVDRRIENGVNSPRMDMTLAELQEMAARQQQQIETQQLMLSTKEQRLKYLKQQDQRQQQQASEQDKLKRLREIAENQEAKLKKVRALKGHVEQKRLSNGRLVEEIEQMNNLFQQKQKELMVAVSKVEELNRQLEMLKNGRIEGYHDNQSAVAELDRLYKELQLRNKLNQEQNAKLQQRRESLNKRNSEVAAMDKRVSELRDRLWKKKVALQQKENVPISSDGNLPQQVAGTPSRVAAVGPYIQSATMPRLPSRPELLVKLPYTEGTSATQVPDVPLKSQTLPNMKTASQGTGIHSLKPQQPGTDWSAVNGDGQGPAKSSLGSAGQASNIDPSVRDKDKKTRPSSMFDSVQPPPGPPNFGTLRKNQSSEDLLRDVQSGNKNVVKVPPPVPSKPKQVHLPYYGQAPQPPPAESKAEVVPPKTHGNSTANKQKGASQQRVPVPPSQELPPPAKMDNPPAVAVRPFTPQPAKEPPPPPFRKPQMVAASSIYSMYTQHQTPGKNYSVHGALNRAHTRQHYPSVYGKPVIGGAGGQNQHNGNVPIDGIFVDGHIKSGSPDPESEVPVSGTDNPETERIPRPLSPTKLLPFLSNPYRNQSDADLEALRKKLYNAPRPLKKRSSITEPEGPNGPNIQKLLYQRTTLAAMETICAPKQTSVTSISESSAESQSTQVSVDLETEASSENASTLHVLDIDPPEEDVNMFIEEIEPLSPDLGPDNIPEGIPFEDLTSTAEEKEQSPESEEPSLPFIEEYPPYPPPPYPTAGDPEILAEDSNNMRPPEITGQFSLPPGKRTNLRKNGSERIAHGMRVKFNPLALLLDSSLEGEFDLVQRIIYEVEDPSQPNDEGITALHNAVCAGHTEIVKFLVQFGVNVNAADSDGWTPLHCAASCNNVQVCKFLVESGAAVFAMTYSDRQTAADKCEEMEEGYSQCSQFLYGVQEKMGIMNRGVIYALWDYEGDDDDDELSLKEGDCMTILRREDEDETEWWWARLQDKEGYVPRNLLGLYPRIKPRQRTLA